A portion of the Algisphaera agarilytica genome contains these proteins:
- the moaA gene encoding GTP 3',8-cyclase MoaA — translation MSLALPILDDLPQRPKFAQGPRSLSAVKLLRLSLTDRCNLRCVYCMPDDGVTFYDHADLLSADDIVAVAAAAREAGVTHFKITGGEPTLRKDLVELVRRLAALGPEDLSMTTNGLRLGQRGGQLAHELREAGLDRITVSLDSLDPQTFGKISGDRGFTLEQVWAGINAATQAGFEKLKLNVVVIGGVNDHETPDFAALTLEHPWTVRFIEYMPLGESTLTQSLLGANTFTVDNQQIIQRIEAQHGPLVSVHRDREPGVGPAQVYRLDRPGVVPGRLGFISAMSQPFCETCNRLRLTARGELRACLFDGGEVDLLPTLRSNDDPQPDLIQLMARCVAEKPETHSPRGNRAMSQLGG, via the coding sequence ATGTCCCTGGCCCTACCCATTCTCGATGACCTGCCCCAGCGGCCGAAGTTCGCCCAGGGGCCCCGGTCGCTTTCGGCGGTGAAGCTGCTGCGGTTGTCTTTGACCGACCGGTGCAACCTGCGGTGCGTGTACTGCATGCCCGACGACGGGGTCACGTTCTACGACCACGCCGACCTGCTCTCGGCCGACGATATCGTCGCGGTGGCCGCCGCCGCACGCGAGGCGGGCGTGACCCATTTCAAGATCACCGGCGGCGAGCCCACGCTCCGCAAAGACCTGGTCGAACTCGTCCGACGACTCGCGGCCCTGGGCCCCGAAGACCTCTCCATGACCACCAACGGCCTGCGTCTGGGCCAACGCGGCGGCCAGCTCGCCCATGAACTGCGTGAGGCCGGCCTGGACCGCATCACGGTGTCGCTCGATTCGCTGGACCCCCAGACCTTCGGGAAGATCAGCGGCGATCGCGGATTCACCCTGGAACAGGTCTGGGCGGGGATCAATGCTGCGACCCAGGCGGGATTCGAGAAGCTCAAGCTCAACGTCGTGGTCATCGGCGGGGTCAACGACCACGAAACCCCCGACTTCGCGGCGCTGACCCTCGAGCATCCGTGGACCGTGCGTTTTATTGAGTACATGCCTCTAGGGGAAAGTACGCTGACCCAGAGTTTGCTCGGGGCAAACACGTTCACGGTCGACAACCAGCAGATCATCCAACGCATCGAGGCGCAGCACGGCCCATTGGTGTCGGTGCATCGCGACCGCGAGCCCGGTGTCGGGCCGGCGCAGGTCTATCGGCTCGACCGCCCCGGGGTCGTGCCCGGGCGGCTGGGCTTCATCTCTGCGATGAGCCAGCCGTTCTGCGAGACGTGCAACCGTTTGCGCCTCACCGCTCGGGGGGAGTTGCGGGCCTGCCTCTTCGATGGCGGGGAGGTGGACTTGCTGCCTACCCTCCGGAGCAACGACGATCCGCAGCCCGATTTGATCCAGCTGATGGCCCGCTGCGTGGCCGAGAAACCCGAAACCCACAGCCCGCGCGGCAACCGTGCGATGTCGCAGCTGGGTGGTTGA
- a CDS encoding D-hexose-6-phosphate mutarotase — MPESILERAEEFSLPEALTVQPGEGELPRLRVETDHCSGAQYLHGATVTDWKPAGEEPVLFTSAHAVYRDGKAIRGGVPICFPWFGPHPTDPSAPAHGLVRTIPWRLTQTAQGPAGVETQMVTTLDQLHADYRVTFGKQLTLNLTVTNIADTDQTFEAALHTYFRVGDAREVTIAGLEYTRFIDKLQDMKVCDQGEHPVTFTAETDRVYVDTQATCVLNDPVMNRKIKVEKLGSLSTVVWNPWIGKSQSTADFGDDEWTGMCCIESANIGDEAVSLAPGASHTLLVKLSVETL, encoded by the coding sequence ATGCCCGAATCCATACTCGAACGCGCCGAAGAGTTCAGCCTGCCCGAGGCCCTGACCGTTCAGCCCGGTGAAGGCGAGTTGCCACGGCTCCGGGTTGAGACGGATCACTGCTCCGGCGCCCAGTACCTGCATGGGGCGACTGTTACCGATTGGAAGCCCGCGGGCGAGGAGCCGGTGCTGTTTACTTCTGCTCACGCGGTCTACCGCGACGGCAAGGCGATCCGCGGCGGCGTGCCGATCTGCTTCCCGTGGTTCGGCCCGCACCCGACCGACCCAAGCGCCCCCGCGCACGGGCTGGTCCGCACGATCCCGTGGCGGCTGACCCAGACCGCCCAAGGCCCCGCCGGCGTCGAGACGCAGATGGTGACCACCCTGGACCAGCTGCACGCCGACTATCGCGTGACGTTTGGCAAGCAGCTCACGCTGAATCTGACGGTGACCAATATCGCCGATACCGACCAGACGTTTGAGGCGGCGCTGCACACCTACTTCCGCGTCGGCGATGCACGCGAGGTAACGATTGCCGGCCTCGAATACACACGGTTTATCGACAAGCTTCAAGATATGAAGGTATGCGATCAGGGTGAGCACCCGGTGACCTTCACGGCAGAGACCGACCGTGTTTATGTCGACACCCAGGCGACCTGTGTGCTCAACGACCCGGTGATGAACCGCAAGATTAAGGTCGAAAAACTCGGCAGCCTTTCGACGGTGGTGTGGAACCCGTGGATCGGCAAGTCGCAAAGCACCGCCGACTTCGGCGACGACGAATGGACGGGCATGTGCTGCATCGAGTCGGCCAACATCGGCGACGAAGCGGTAAGCCTGGCGCCCGGCGCTTCACACACGCTGCTGGTCAAACTCTCGGTCGAGACGCTTTGA